In Desulfosediminicola ganghwensis, a single window of DNA contains:
- the cobJ gene encoding precorrin-3B C(17)-methyltransferase → MGMIHVVGTGPGAVASITPEAVGCIQDSDIVIGYSTYLDLIEPYLDGKKVISSKMMQEVQRCNTAFDEAEKGAVVTMISGGDPGIYAMAGLIYEIAAERDTDVSINVVPGLAALNSCAARLGAPLMHDFVAISLSDLLTPMELIEKRIEAAASADFVIVLYNPKSKRRTAHIEKAQEIISKYRDSDTPVGIVTAATREHETVVVTTLKDMLAEEINMQSCVLIGNSSTFTWRDKMVTPRGYKDKYSL, encoded by the coding sequence ATGGGAATGATACACGTAGTTGGTACGGGTCCCGGGGCAGTAGCAAGCATTACTCCGGAGGCAGTCGGATGCATTCAGGATTCAGATATTGTTATTGGCTATTCCACCTATCTGGATCTCATCGAGCCATATCTTGATGGCAAGAAAGTTATTTCTTCCAAAATGATGCAGGAGGTGCAGCGTTGCAACACAGCATTCGATGAAGCTGAGAAGGGCGCAGTCGTCACCATGATCTCAGGAGGCGATCCGGGCATTTATGCCATGGCGGGACTGATCTACGAGATAGCCGCCGAGCGGGACACCGATGTGTCCATCAACGTGGTTCCAGGGCTTGCGGCGCTTAATAGCTGCGCAGCCCGGCTTGGTGCACCGTTGATGCATGATTTTGTAGCGATAAGCCTCTCTGATCTGCTGACGCCAATGGAGCTTATCGAAAAAAGAATTGAGGCTGCGGCTTCTGCTGACTTTGTGATCGTTCTCTATAACCCGAAGTCAAAGCGCCGTACCGCCCACATTGAAAAAGCTCAGGAAATTATCAGCAAGTATCGTGATTCTGATACTCCTGTAGGTATCGTCACAGCGGCCACCAGGGAACATGAGACTGTTGTGGTAACAACCTTGAAGGATATGCTTGCTGAAGAAATTAACATGCAGTCCTGCGTGCTCATCGGTAATAGCTCCACTTTCACCTGGCGCGACAAAATGGTGACACCCAGAGGGTACAAAGACAAATACTCACTCTGA
- a CDS encoding histidine phosphatase family protein has translation MPKTLYLMRHGDTGAGGRFIGSTDLPVSQSGFARIDTTAEMLRETGISKVLCSPMLRCRQTFERIGLACAVDFQENLREVHFGLWENKTFSEINKEWPSEVDSWASWSEEFRFPGGEKTADFLSRIQSIKRYIDDLDQEKVLIVSHGGVIRQLICLYLGLSPVNYLLFDIKAGCYSTLTLFSEGGILTTLNSGYSA, from the coding sequence ATGCCGAAGACGCTATACCTGATGCGTCATGGAGATACTGGGGCAGGGGGTAGATTTATAGGCAGTACAGACCTGCCGGTGAGCCAAAGCGGATTTGCCAGGATCGACACCACTGCCGAGATGCTGCGGGAGACCGGCATCTCAAAGGTTCTCTGTAGCCCAATGCTTCGATGTCGCCAGACTTTCGAGAGAATTGGGCTCGCTTGTGCTGTTGATTTTCAGGAAAACCTGCGTGAAGTTCATTTCGGACTCTGGGAAAACAAAACGTTTTCCGAAATAAACAAGGAGTGGCCGTCTGAGGTGGACTCGTGGGCTTCCTGGTCAGAAGAGTTCCGTTTTCCAGGGGGAGAGAAGACAGCCGATTTCCTCAGTCGTATTCAATCCATCAAAAGATATATAGACGACCTTGATCAGGAAAAAGTCCTGATTGTCAGTCATGGTGGTGTTATCAGGCAGTTGATTTGTCTCTATCTCGGTCTTTCTCCGGTCAATTATCTCTTATTCGATATAAAAGCGGGCTGCTATTCAACCCTCACACTTTTTAGTGAGGGCGGGATACTCACTACGCTTAATTCAGGGTATTCAGCATGA
- a CDS encoding cobalt-precorrin 5A hydrolase, which yields MKTCIIYKTEGGRAIAERIAASLEGTTILPLEEKVALQLSHAWHEFDGIICVMAAGIVVRSIAQLIKDKLTDPCLIVLDQEGRHVISLLSGHLGGGNALALKVAEITGGTAVITTASDVLGKTALDLWAKRNSLSVDSKDKLTRASAKMVNEGSVTIFSTLALDFLPADIVRYDERDTADIVVTINKYMTSNALCCIPRILYIGVGCNRGTGVNDIAESFGELCDAHDINPNAVAGLASVDVKHDEEGILAFAESIGLKPDFFSRDQLNGVKDVSFSAAAMKAVGVQGVAEPAALLAAQADGSEAELIVRKMKWKDVTLAVAERKKNRWE from the coding sequence TTGAAAACATGCATTATTTATAAAACCGAAGGCGGCAGGGCAATTGCGGAAAGGATTGCTGCTTCGCTTGAGGGTACCACTATTCTGCCCCTTGAAGAAAAAGTCGCTCTTCAATTATCCCACGCCTGGCATGAATTTGACGGCATTATTTGTGTAATGGCTGCGGGTATCGTTGTTCGTTCAATTGCTCAACTTATAAAAGACAAACTGACCGATCCCTGCCTGATAGTACTCGATCAGGAAGGCAGGCATGTGATCAGTTTACTTTCGGGTCATCTCGGTGGGGGAAATGCACTTGCTTTAAAAGTAGCAGAGATCACAGGAGGGACTGCTGTGATTACTACAGCAAGTGATGTGCTGGGTAAAACCGCGCTGGATCTGTGGGCAAAGAGAAACTCTCTGTCGGTGGACAGCAAGGATAAATTGACCAGGGCATCTGCCAAGATGGTAAATGAAGGCTCCGTAACAATTTTCAGCACCCTGGCACTTGATTTCTTGCCCGCAGATATAGTGAGATACGATGAAAGGGATACGGCTGATATTGTCGTAACCATTAATAAATACATGACATCAAATGCGCTCTGTTGTATACCAAGAATCCTCTACATCGGCGTCGGCTGTAACCGTGGAACCGGGGTAAATGATATTGCAGAGTCGTTTGGCGAATTGTGCGATGCACATGATATCAACCCGAACGCTGTCGCCGGATTGGCAAGTGTCGATGTGAAGCATGATGAGGAAGGAATTTTGGCTTTTGCCGAATCGATAGGTTTGAAGCCGGACTTTTTTTCCCGAGATCAGTTGAATGGTGTTAAAGACGTTTCTTTTTCAGCGGCGGCAATGAAAGCAGTTGGTGTTCAGGGTGTTGCTGAGCCGGCAGCTCTTCTTGCTGCACAGGCTGATGGTTCTGAGGCAGAACTTATTGTACGGAAGATGAAGTGGAAAGACGTAACCCTTGCAGTAGCGGAAAGGAAAAAGAATAGATGGGAATGA
- the cobT gene encoding nicotinate-nucleotide--dimethylbenzimidazole phosphoribosyltransferase, translating to MGLLETTKQAIFPQDSEARDLAKARLDNLALPHWALGDIMDLGLDLAGITKTITPEIKKKAIVTMAGDHGVVAEGVSKFPSEVTPQMVYNFVRGGAGINALARQAGADVFVADMGVAADLSELARDGKIFDKKVGFGTNNIAAGPAMSDAMARKALEAGIEIANELSKEYDIFGTGDMGIGNTTPSTAIAAVCTGKDVAELTGRGTGLDDDQLLHKIEVVKKAIEINKPDPKNGIDILAKVGGFEIGGIAGLILGAAAHRKPVVIDGFISTAGALIAYKIEPFVRDYLIFAHRSVEPGHKHMQEALGCTRPLLDLNFRLGEGTGAALAMNVVEAAVAVMTEVLTFEEAAVAGADK from the coding sequence ATGGGTTTACTGGAAACAACCAAACAAGCAATTTTCCCACAAGATTCAGAAGCGCGCGACTTGGCAAAGGCGCGGCTCGATAACCTGGCTCTTCCCCATTGGGCACTTGGAGATATAATGGATCTCGGTCTTGATTTGGCTGGGATTACTAAGACAATCACGCCCGAGATTAAAAAGAAGGCTATTGTCACCATGGCTGGTGATCATGGCGTGGTGGCGGAAGGGGTCAGCAAGTTTCCAAGCGAAGTAACTCCCCAGATGGTTTACAACTTCGTACGTGGCGGTGCCGGTATCAATGCCCTGGCACGACAGGCGGGTGCGGATGTATTCGTGGCCGATATGGGCGTTGCCGCCGATCTCAGTGAGCTTGCCAGGGATGGCAAAATATTCGATAAAAAAGTTGGCTTTGGCACCAATAATATTGCTGCAGGTCCGGCGATGAGTGACGCCATGGCGCGCAAGGCTTTAGAAGCCGGTATCGAGATCGCCAATGAGCTTTCGAAGGAGTACGACATATTCGGGACCGGCGATATGGGGATCGGCAATACCACACCATCAACCGCAATCGCCGCAGTATGTACCGGAAAAGATGTTGCTGAGCTGACTGGCAGAGGTACCGGGCTTGATGACGATCAGCTCCTGCACAAGATCGAGGTGGTGAAAAAGGCCATCGAGATCAATAAGCCGGATCCCAAAAACGGAATTGATATCCTTGCCAAAGTAGGTGGTTTTGAAATTGGCGGAATAGCAGGTCTGATTCTGGGCGCAGCGGCACACAGAAAACCAGTGGTTATCGATGGTTTTATTTCTACCGCAGGTGCTCTTATTGCCTATAAAATTGAACCGTTTGTACGGGACTACCTCATCTTTGCCCATCGTTCTGTGGAGCCGGGGCACAAGCACATGCAGGAAGCGCTGGGCTGCACCAGACCGCTGCTCGATTTGAACTTTCGCCTCGGGGAGGGAACTGGAGCAGCCCTTGCCATGAATGTGGTTGAAGCGGCTGTCGCTGTCATGACAGAGGTGTTGACCTTTGAAGAAGCTGCAGTTGCCGGCGCAGACAAGTAG
- the cobS gene encoding adenosylcobinamide-GDP ribazoletransferase, translated as MIPFFTALRFLTVIPISWRAERDGELFKQSIYYFSLIGLLIGSCGWLMVSALGFILPNSCVAFFALFYLSAISGFLHLDGLADSGDGLLSYRPKDASLNIMKDSRTGAMGVVVLMMVLLGKYSSLSSLPVSTIALAVFFMPLAGRTAILVTMAANNYARPEGGLGGLFYSSRSLKAALAGCLLLFVVATFVAGLKYAAVVVCCMLFTVLIFSLFCRKRIGGVTGDTLGAMCELTELAIALAVVVMFTING; from the coding sequence ATGATTCCGTTCTTTACTGCCTTACGATTTCTTACAGTGATTCCAATATCGTGGCGTGCTGAGCGTGATGGCGAACTTTTCAAGCAGAGCATTTACTATTTTTCCCTTATTGGTTTATTGATAGGCAGTTGTGGCTGGTTAATGGTATCAGCGCTCGGCTTTATTCTACCCAACTCCTGTGTTGCCTTTTTTGCTTTATTCTATCTATCTGCAATATCCGGTTTTTTGCATCTGGACGGGCTTGCCGACAGCGGTGATGGGCTTCTCAGCTATCGACCAAAAGATGCTTCGCTGAACATTATGAAAGATAGCAGAACCGGTGCCATGGGGGTCGTGGTATTGATGATGGTGCTGCTGGGCAAATACTCTTCACTTTCAAGCCTTCCTGTTTCAACTATTGCTCTAGCCGTATTCTTTATGCCCCTCGCTGGTCGTACTGCAATTCTGGTAACCATGGCGGCGAACAATTATGCCCGACCTGAGGGAGGACTTGGTGGACTGTTCTATTCCTCACGTTCGTTAAAGGCAGCTCTTGCCGGATGTTTGCTGTTATTTGTTGTCGCAACTTTCGTCGCTGGCCTGAAATATGCCGCAGTTGTGGTTTGTTGCATGTTGTTCACCGTGTTGATTTTTTCCCTGTTCTGCAGAAAGCGGATAGGAGGAGTAACGGGTGACACCCTTGGGGCGATGTGTGAGCTGACAGAATTGGCCATTGCTCTTGCAGTAGTTGTGATGTTTACCATCAATGGCTGA
- a CDS encoding fused response regulator/phosphatase — MAVFKTIPSRQNGGILVVDDNEINRDICAISLEHLNLPIYNAENGEMGLTIAKDIIPDIILLDIMMPIIDGFEMLACLKADANLKDIPVLMLTARTETKNIVKALDAGANDYLQKPFAEEELVARVKTLLRNRYLERRVKEDISDGARIQARFLTDAHSTISLFNEIGIEACVYNKAHGPVSGDFFLTRKSDSTVSLFLGDSCGHGLSAALISMRIIGLLHQIKNNGNSPAAILDTMNTDLCGLLTTEKFIAASAFAFTSDICTMSNAAQPYPLLVNNSGIHELVLNGLPLAMVSSSPYKEISFTFQQGDRLILYTDGIVESSRSDGEIFGRDRLISSLTSANRFIDCQEVLTNLAKELNSFLAGATASDDLTLLVLERK, encoded by the coding sequence ATGGCGGTATTCAAAACCATTCCCTCAAGGCAAAACGGCGGTATTCTCGTTGTCGATGACAATGAAATAAACCGTGATATCTGTGCCATCAGTCTCGAACACCTGAATCTCCCTATCTACAATGCCGAAAATGGCGAGATGGGACTCACTATCGCCAAAGACATCATCCCCGACATCATTTTGCTCGACATCATGATGCCGATTATAGATGGATTTGAGATGCTGGCCTGCCTGAAAGCGGATGCCAACCTGAAGGACATACCTGTCCTGATGCTGACCGCCAGGACTGAAACTAAAAACATCGTCAAAGCCCTGGATGCAGGTGCCAACGACTACCTCCAAAAACCTTTCGCCGAAGAAGAACTAGTTGCCCGGGTTAAGACCCTGCTTCGTAACAGATACCTTGAACGCAGGGTTAAGGAAGATATCTCTGATGGGGCACGTATTCAGGCCAGATTCCTGACGGATGCACACTCTACAATTTCACTGTTCAATGAAATCGGTATCGAGGCGTGCGTCTACAATAAGGCCCATGGCCCTGTATCAGGTGATTTTTTTCTGACTCGTAAAAGCGATAGTACCGTTTCGTTATTTTTGGGCGACAGCTGTGGTCACGGTCTATCTGCTGCCCTTATCTCCATGCGAATTATCGGCCTTCTGCATCAGATTAAAAATAATGGTAATTCCCCTGCTGCAATCCTTGATACCATGAATACTGACCTTTGCGGTCTGTTAACCACGGAAAAATTCATTGCAGCCTCAGCATTTGCCTTTACTTCTGACATCTGCACCATGAGTAATGCGGCACAACCCTACCCGCTCCTGGTCAACAATTCAGGAATACATGAATTGGTACTCAACGGTCTGCCACTTGCCATGGTGAGTTCATCACCATACAAGGAGATTTCGTTTACCTTCCAACAGGGCGACAGACTCATTCTTTATACTGATGGTATTGTTGAGTCATCTCGAAGTGATGGTGAGATTTTCGGTCGTGATCGGCTTATCTCGTCCTTGACGTCTGCTAACAGATTCATAGATTGTCAGGAGGTATTGACTAACTTGGCAAAGGAGCTAAACAGTTTCCTGGCCGGGGCCACCGCCAGTGACGATCTGACTTTGCTGGTACTTGAGAGAAAATAG
- a CDS encoding sensor histidine kinase has product MITNQSLSIHYCTPLFSKLCGKEQIEIVERNIFDLLSDFSDVFKDDSFRKDILAHTNSFTTLKIGWPLWSFEIQRNFPKTIISHASFTDDSTVTKRIFTFTITKPIAVVERSEKDSTPADQNQLSTSSSRTEANSSYLIETNERLRREIRRHQSALKALQESELRFRNLTETTSDFIWEIDANGLYTYASPKCYEILGYSPEELLGHQYLLLRNPATADKFFSEIQTRDLQIKKFKDWNYTFKHKDGQEITMQSSGEPVFKTLRNRTLFAGFRGIDRDITQGAIYEKRLRLAKEAAERANDAKSDFLANMSHELRTPLHAILSYSRYGEKKYQDSPRSDLGHYFNQISKSAHRLFPFIDGLLDLSKLEAGKMEYTFCFDDIREEFSQALAEFTPLAEERKINFKLNDPPFKPVASFDRQRLGQVIRNILSNALKFSTPGSTVEIFFHKDKSLNNSDCLRTTIINTGIGIPKNESEAIFDKFYQSSITRTGAGGTGLGLSICRRILNDMHGIIWAESENGLTSFHFTLPTSEQPEKIGQILLKEGLVSEENLTKALWLQKKKK; this is encoded by the coding sequence GTGATAACAAATCAATCCTTGTCTATTCATTACTGCACCCCTTTATTCAGTAAACTCTGCGGCAAAGAACAAATTGAAATTGTTGAGAGAAATATTTTCGATCTTCTGTCTGATTTCTCTGATGTTTTCAAAGATGACTCCTTCCGCAAAGATATACTGGCCCATACAAATTCGTTTACCACTCTCAAAATTGGTTGGCCTCTCTGGAGTTTTGAAATTCAAAGGAATTTTCCCAAGACTATCATTTCTCACGCTTCTTTTACGGATGACAGCACTGTCACCAAGAGAATATTTACCTTCACAATTACCAAGCCGATAGCAGTTGTTGAAAGATCAGAAAAAGACAGCACTCCTGCTGACCAAAATCAACTCTCAACTTCGTCAAGTCGCACTGAAGCAAACAGTAGTTATCTGATAGAAACCAATGAAAGATTGAGAAGAGAAATTCGAAGACACCAATCGGCCCTCAAGGCTTTGCAGGAAAGCGAACTGCGGTTTCGCAATCTCACTGAAACCACGAGTGATTTTATCTGGGAAATAGACGCCAATGGACTGTACACTTATGCCAGCCCCAAATGCTATGAAATCCTTGGTTACAGTCCTGAAGAATTACTGGGCCACCAATACCTTTTATTACGCAATCCGGCTACCGCCGATAAATTTTTCTCTGAAATACAAACCAGAGATTTACAGATAAAAAAATTTAAAGACTGGAATTACACTTTCAAACACAAAGATGGTCAGGAAATCACCATGCAGTCCAGCGGGGAACCGGTCTTCAAGACCCTGAGAAACCGGACCTTGTTTGCAGGTTTTAGAGGGATAGATCGCGATATCACCCAAGGTGCGATCTATGAAAAACGCCTTCGACTGGCCAAAGAGGCAGCGGAAAGAGCCAACGATGCCAAAAGTGATTTCCTCGCCAACATGTCCCATGAATTGCGTACTCCTTTACACGCCATACTGAGCTACTCAAGATATGGCGAGAAAAAGTACCAGGATTCACCCAGAAGCGACCTCGGCCATTACTTCAACCAGATAAGTAAATCTGCCCATCGACTGTTTCCATTCATAGACGGTCTGCTTGATCTCTCCAAGCTTGAGGCGGGCAAAATGGAGTACACCTTTTGCTTTGATGATATACGTGAAGAGTTTTCTCAGGCGCTGGCAGAATTCACACCCCTTGCTGAAGAAAGGAAGATCAACTTTAAACTTAATGATCCACCCTTTAAACCTGTTGCCAGCTTTGACAGGCAGCGCCTTGGTCAGGTAATCAGAAACATTCTCTCCAATGCTCTCAAGTTCAGTACACCTGGCAGTACTGTTGAAATATTCTTCCATAAAGACAAGTCTTTAAACAACTCAGACTGCCTGCGCACGACTATAATCAACACAGGAATAGGCATTCCAAAGAATGAATCGGAAGCGATTTTCGATAAATTTTATCAGAGCAGCATCACCAGAACGGGGGCAGGTGGAACAGGCCTCGGTCTCTCCATCTGCAGGCGGATTCTCAACGATATGCACGGAATCATCTGGGCAGAGAGCGAGAACGGCCTTACCTCATTTCACTTTACGCTTCCTACATCTGAACAACCTGAAAAAATTGGCCAGATCCTTTTAAAAGAAGGATTGGTTTCAGAGGAAAACCTCACTAAAGCCCTGTGGCTGCAGAAAAAAAAGAAATAA
- a CDS encoding cobyric acid synthase, translating into MTEIPGRNRTGHGGNIHAVLQQAGCEYGEILDFSANINPLGPPEWLRSMVSRELDKVLHYPDPDYSDLVEEIARFYKVDSDQVIPANGSTELLYILPRLLGCKRAVIPVPSYIDYVRAVELAGLEVLPLVLKEDDDFQLDLKELSRVIGDDDLVIFASPNNPTGSMVEADAVLALATDFPGTKFIIDEAFLDFVEGGVSVGGKLPNLITLNSMTKFFGVPGLRLGFGLMPADIAAAVKQVMPPWTLNSLAQSFGVECLRDEEYHTESRKYVVALKDTLSNDLAALEPLTVYPSHANYLLLRLNNGVTAPELAQRVLKSGILIRCCDNYNGLDERFFRVAVRTEQENERLVSALKSGLMIEREAKITSRKRTPAIMFQGTSSNAGKSVLTAALCRILLQDGVRVAPFKAQNMSLNSFVTRNGEEMGRAQVVQAQAAKLDPDVRMNPILLKPNSDTGSQIIVCGKPVGNMSVLDYGRYKPEAWQAVRQCYDSLADEYEAIVLEGAGSPGEVNLKAEDIVNMRMARYADSPVLLVGDIDRGGVYASFVGTMEVLAQWERDLIGGFVVNRFRGDASLLTSAHDYLLQHTGKSSLGVVPYLMDLGLPEEDSVSFKEGIFHRESKENEAVDIVLINFPHISNFTDVEPFLDEPDVSLRVVDTVSELGNPDAILLPGSKNVIGDLSFLLDRGFGDVLRQKAETGCEIVGICGGYQILGREIDDPIGLESNLKSLAALGLMDMTTELKPEKQLTRQKGVHLPSGLEIFGYEIHHGVSNSALKPVVEFDSGGYCGSLSTAANVWGSYLHGIFDSDNFRRWFIDNLRERKGYRRLEEVQAPYDLESAFDRLADTVRNNIDMDQVYKLLKI; encoded by the coding sequence ATGACAGAAATACCTGGCAGGAATCGAACTGGACATGGCGGAAATATTCACGCAGTTCTTCAACAGGCTGGATGTGAATATGGTGAAATTTTAGATTTCAGCGCCAACATAAACCCGCTTGGACCACCTGAGTGGTTGCGCTCCATGGTTTCCCGGGAGTTGGACAAAGTCCTGCACTACCCGGACCCGGATTATAGTGATCTGGTCGAAGAGATTGCCAGGTTCTACAAGGTTGATTCGGATCAGGTTATTCCGGCAAACGGATCGACAGAACTGTTATACATCCTGCCACGGCTGCTTGGCTGTAAACGCGCTGTTATTCCGGTACCTTCATATATCGATTATGTTCGTGCTGTTGAATTGGCCGGGCTTGAAGTATTGCCGTTGGTATTGAAGGAAGATGATGATTTTCAGCTGGATCTAAAAGAGTTGAGCAGGGTCATTGGAGATGATGATCTGGTGATTTTCGCTTCTCCGAACAACCCTACAGGCAGCATGGTGGAGGCTGATGCAGTCCTGGCTCTGGCGACTGATTTTCCCGGGACGAAATTCATTATAGATGAAGCATTCCTCGATTTTGTCGAAGGTGGAGTGAGTGTTGGCGGCAAATTGCCAAACCTCATAACACTGAACTCCATGACCAAATTTTTCGGTGTCCCCGGGTTGCGACTCGGGTTTGGACTGATGCCTGCGGATATTGCCGCCGCAGTAAAGCAGGTTATGCCCCCCTGGACCTTGAACAGCCTTGCCCAGTCCTTTGGTGTCGAGTGCCTGCGCGATGAAGAGTACCATACTGAAAGTAGAAAATATGTGGTGGCCCTCAAAGATACGTTGTCGAACGATCTGGCAGCATTAGAACCGTTGACGGTATATCCGTCCCATGCGAATTATCTGCTGCTCCGTTTAAATAATGGGGTGACTGCCCCCGAGCTTGCACAAAGAGTGCTGAAAAGTGGAATCCTGATTCGGTGCTGCGACAATTACAACGGCCTTGATGAACGGTTTTTCAGGGTTGCGGTACGTACCGAGCAGGAAAATGAACGTCTGGTATCGGCGCTGAAATCCGGGCTTATGATCGAAAGAGAAGCGAAGATCACAAGCAGGAAGCGTACCCCGGCAATCATGTTTCAGGGTACTTCCTCTAATGCCGGTAAATCTGTTTTGACCGCTGCTCTCTGTCGCATTCTGCTGCAGGATGGCGTGCGGGTTGCTCCTTTTAAGGCCCAGAACATGTCCCTTAACTCCTTTGTTACCAGAAATGGTGAAGAGATGGGAAGGGCACAGGTCGTTCAGGCGCAGGCAGCAAAGTTAGATCCCGATGTGCGGATGAACCCCATCCTGCTGAAACCAAACTCCGATACGGGGAGCCAGATCATTGTTTGCGGCAAACCTGTCGGCAACATGTCCGTTCTTGATTATGGCAGGTATAAACCTGAGGCTTGGCAGGCAGTGCGCCAGTGCTACGATAGTCTGGCAGACGAGTATGAAGCGATTGTGCTTGAAGGCGCAGGTTCACCCGGTGAAGTAAACCTGAAGGCCGAAGATATCGTAAACATGCGTATGGCCCGTTACGCTGATTCCCCGGTTCTGCTCGTCGGAGATATCGACAGGGGAGGGGTCTACGCCTCTTTTGTGGGTACCATGGAGGTGCTTGCCCAGTGGGAGCGCGACCTCATAGGCGGTTTTGTGGTTAACCGGTTCAGGGGGGATGCATCACTTCTTACCAGCGCGCATGATTATTTGCTGCAACATACCGGTAAAAGCTCCCTGGGGGTCGTGCCGTACCTGATGGATCTGGGGTTGCCGGAAGAGGATTCAGTTTCCTTTAAAGAAGGAATTTTTCACAGGGAATCCAAGGAGAATGAAGCGGTCGATATTGTATTGATTAACTTCCCGCATATCTCCAATTTTACAGATGTGGAACCCTTTCTCGATGAGCCGGATGTGAGCCTGCGGGTCGTCGACACGGTATCGGAACTTGGCAACCCTGATGCTATTCTTCTGCCTGGCTCAAAAAACGTTATAGGCGACCTGAGCTTCCTCCTTGATCGTGGTTTTGGCGATGTCCTCAGGCAGAAAGCGGAGACAGGTTGCGAGATAGTCGGGATCTGCGGAGGGTATCAGATTCTCGGCAGGGAAATTGATGATCCGATTGGTCTGGAATCAAACCTGAAAAGTCTCGCAGCGCTTGGGCTCATGGATATGACCACCGAACTCAAGCCGGAAAAGCAGCTGACGCGCCAGAAAGGGGTGCATTTACCTTCGGGCCTCGAAATTTTCGGTTATGAGATCCATCATGGTGTTTCAAACTCAGCCTTAAAGCCTGTGGTGGAATTTGATTCAGGTGGCTATTGCGGTTCGTTGTCCACTGCCGCTAATGTCTGGGGATCATATTTGCACGGAATCTTTGACAGTGACAACTTTCGTCGCTGGTTTATTGATAACCTGCGCGAGAGAAAAGGGTATAGGCGACTTGAAGAGGTCCAGGCTCCTTATGATCTCGAGAGTGCTTTTGATCGCCTGGCAGATACGGTTCGTAACAATATCGATATGGATCAGGTGTATAAACTACTCAAAATTTGA
- the cobU gene encoding bifunctional adenosylcobinamide kinase/adenosylcobinamide-phosphate guanylyltransferase codes for MSTFTLVTGGARSGKSSYALEQCEEQGGNRCFIATCPVIDPEMDDRIRAHKLERQGRNWHSIEEEVNLAAKLDELHQSQVVLIDCLTLWVNNLMYRSSQVQKTFGEQEIKAEAEKLLEAIERFPGHVCCVTNEVGLGIVPDNALARKYRDLVGSCNRYLAKNADEVILVSCGIPLALKSRSN; via the coding sequence ATGAGCACATTTACACTGGTTACGGGTGGAGCGCGTTCAGGAAAAAGCTCCTACGCTCTGGAACAATGTGAAGAGCAGGGCGGGAATCGTTGCTTCATTGCCACCTGCCCCGTGATTGATCCGGAAATGGATGATCGCATCAGGGCTCATAAGCTTGAGCGCCAGGGCAGAAACTGGCATTCCATTGAAGAAGAGGTCAATCTGGCCGCAAAACTGGACGAACTTCACCAATCGCAAGTTGTACTTATTGATTGCCTTACGCTATGGGTGAACAACCTGATGTACCGCTCTTCACAAGTTCAAAAGACTTTTGGCGAGCAGGAAATAAAAGCTGAGGCAGAAAAGCTGCTGGAGGCCATAGAAAGATTTCCCGGCCATGTTTGCTGTGTAACCAACGAGGTTGGATTGGGCATAGTGCCTGACAATGCTCTTGCACGTAAATACAGGGATCTGGTCGGCAGTTGCAACCGCTATCTTGCTAAAAATGCAGACGAAGTTATACTTGTTTCCTGCGGGATACCATTGGCTTTGAAATCCCGCAGTAACTGA